The Nitrospirota bacterium genome includes a window with the following:
- a CDS encoding type 1 glutamine amidotransferase domain-containing protein, whose product MPEKTLEGTKVAILVTDYFEQVELTEPKKALEEAGATTRVVAPKPGMITAFKHDTKGDTFTVDLTLDEADPDDFDAVLLPGGALNADSLRMEMKAREFVKRIDEEDKPIAVICHGPWLLISAGLVSGRTLTSYYTIQDDIRNAGGHWLNMEAVYDGNWLSSRSPKDLPVFNQTMIALFAEYKEAMEPVT is encoded by the coding sequence ATGCCTGAGAAGACCTTGGAGGGAACGAAGGTCGCCATTCTGGTGACCGATTATTTCGAGCAGGTAGAGTTGACGGAGCCGAAGAAGGCGCTCGAGGAGGCAGGCGCCACGACCAGGGTCGTCGCGCCGAAGCCGGGGATGATCACCGCGTTCAAACACGACACCAAAGGGGACACCTTCACGGTGGATCTGACCCTCGACGAGGCGGACCCCGACGACTTCGATGCAGTGCTCCTGCCCGGCGGGGCGCTGAACGCCGACTCGCTGCGCATGGAGATGAAGGCCCGGGAGTTCGTCAAGAGAATCGATGAGGAAGATAAGCCGATTGCGGTGATCTGCCACGGGCCGTGGCTCCTGATCTCCGCCGGACTGGTGAGCGGGAGGACACTGACCAGCTACTATACGATCCAGGACGATATCCGCAATGCCGGGGGCCACTGGCTGAACATGGAGGCCGTCTATGACGGGAATTGGCTGAGCAGCCGGAGCCCGAAGGACCTGCCGGTCTTCAACCAGACCATGATCGCGCTTTTCGCCGAATACAAGGAAGCCATGGAGCCCGTGACCTGA